The following proteins are encoded in a genomic region of bacterium:
- a CDS encoding inositol monophosphatase: MRISAGVRQVVLPLAGTEAGRAQLDIGAGGDRTMELDRAAEAVVFVELEALAERGESFSVLSEEAGHRSFGSDYPLVLVDPVDGSLNAKQGIPLFGVMLAVLDGPTLDDTFAGCVLNLNAGESWTAIRKQGAWRNGRPLTVLPRPDPQRIQVVGLESTPRALALARPLVDRATKIRILGSMALSIAHTAAGGFDAFCAPIPVRAFDTAASLLLLAEAGGVATDMRGAPLGPLPCTLDSRTTVLCAPSPELHAEAIRALGPRR; this comes from the coding sequence TGCGGATCAGCGCCGGCGTGCGCCAGGTCGTGCTGCCTCTCGCGGGCACCGAGGCGGGACGCGCGCAGCTGGACATCGGCGCGGGCGGCGACCGGACGATGGAGCTCGACCGGGCGGCGGAGGCGGTCGTTTTCGTCGAACTGGAAGCGCTGGCCGAGCGGGGGGAAAGCTTTTCGGTGCTTTCTGAAGAGGCGGGGCACCGGAGCTTCGGCTCCGATTACCCGCTGGTTCTCGTCGACCCCGTGGACGGCAGCCTCAACGCCAAGCAGGGCATCCCGCTGTTCGGGGTCATGCTCGCCGTGCTCGACGGCCCGACCCTCGACGACACCTTCGCCGGCTGCGTCCTGAACCTCAACGCCGGTGAGTCCTGGACGGCGATCCGCAAGCAGGGCGCGTGGCGCAACGGGCGCCCGCTGACCGTGCTGCCTCGGCCGGATCCCCAACGCATCCAGGTCGTCGGGCTCGAGAGCACGCCCCGCGCGCTGGCGCTCGCGCGTCCGCTGGTGGATCGCGCGACCAAGATCCGCATACTGGGTTCGATGGCGCTTTCCATAGCGCACACCGCCGCGGGTGGGTTCGACGCTTTCTGCGCGCCGATCCCGGTGCGCGCCTTCGACACGGCCGCGAGCCTGCTGCTCCTCGCCGAGGCGGGGGGCGTGGCCACCGACATGCGCGGCGCTCCGCTGGGCCCGCTGCCCTGCACGCTGGACAGCCGGACCACGGTCCTGTGCGCGCCCAGTCCGGAGCTGCACGCCGAGGCGATCAGGGCGCTGGGGCCGCGGCGGTGA
- a CDS encoding glycosyltransferase, whose translation MINGPRRTVFVVLSFEGPDVYSQAGGLGVRVKGLSRSLAKLGYDTHLYFCGDPDLPGEETHEAGRLHHHRWCQWISARHRGGVYDGEEGKIRDWNSSLPASLIDNVIAPAAAAGKNVVVLGEEWHTSWSMHLIAEALRWRGLRDRVVMLWNANNTYGFHRMDWGRLASAATITTVSRYMKFKLWDWGQNPIVIRNGIPRSSIQNAGAEAVAELKAAAGADHFCFKIGRFDPDKRWLMAVSAAGQLKRSGHCVKLLMRGGREPHGGEVLDHARQQGLTVIDAKAPPDASGLSALLRKNPDRDVINLTSFVGDALLGVIYSACDAVLANSGHEPFGLVGLEVMAAGGLAVTGSTGEDYAEAYRNALVLETDDPIELVTGLRLLKERPRLVESMRKRGRTTARAYVWEKVIAELLLRIEFAAARQSIP comes from the coding sequence GTGATCAACGGCCCGCGCCGGACGGTCTTCGTCGTCCTGAGCTTCGAAGGGCCCGACGTTTACAGCCAGGCGGGCGGCCTCGGCGTGCGTGTGAAAGGACTCTCACGCTCGCTGGCGAAGCTGGGTTACGACACGCACCTCTATTTCTGCGGCGATCCCGACCTGCCGGGCGAGGAGACGCACGAGGCCGGCAGGCTGCACCACCACCGCTGGTGCCAGTGGATATCGGCCCGGCATCGCGGCGGCGTGTACGACGGCGAGGAGGGAAAGATCCGCGACTGGAACTCCAGCCTGCCGGCCAGCTTGATCGACAACGTCATCGCGCCGGCTGCCGCCGCAGGCAAGAACGTGGTCGTGCTCGGCGAGGAGTGGCACACGTCGTGGTCCATGCACCTCATCGCCGAGGCGCTGCGTTGGCGCGGCCTCCGCGATCGAGTGGTCATGCTGTGGAACGCCAACAACACGTACGGCTTTCACCGCATGGATTGGGGCCGGCTCGCGTCGGCCGCGACGATCACGACCGTCAGCCGATACATGAAGTTCAAGTTGTGGGATTGGGGCCAGAACCCGATCGTCATTCGCAACGGCATCCCGCGCTCGTCGATCCAGAACGCCGGCGCCGAGGCGGTCGCCGAGCTCAAGGCGGCGGCGGGCGCGGACCACTTCTGTTTCAAGATCGGACGCTTCGACCCCGACAAGCGCTGGCTGATGGCGGTGTCGGCGGCGGGCCAGCTGAAGCGGAGCGGGCACTGCGTCAAGCTCCTGATGCGCGGTGGTCGCGAGCCGCACGGCGGCGAGGTGCTCGACCACGCCCGGCAGCAGGGGCTGACCGTCATCGACGCCAAGGCGCCGCCCGACGCATCCGGCCTGTCCGCGCTCCTGCGCAAGAACCCCGACCGGGATGTGATCAACCTGACGAGCTTCGTCGGCGATGCGCTGCTCGGGGTCATCTATTCGGCGTGCGATGCCGTGCTCGCCAACTCCGGGCACGAGCCCTTCGGCCTCGTCGGCCTCGAGGTGATGGCGGCGGGCGGGCTCGCGGTGACCGGGTCGACGGGCGAGGACTACGCCGAGGCCTACCGGAACGCCCTGGTCCTGGAAACCGACGACCCGATCGAGCTGGTCACCGGCCTGAGGCTGCTGAAGGAGCGGCCGAGGCTCGTCGAGTCGATGCGCAAGCGCGGCCGGACCACCGCGCGGGCCTACGTCTGGGAGAAGGTGATCGCCGAGCTGCTCCTGCGCATCGAATTCGCCGCCGCCCGGCAGTCAATACCCTAG
- a CDS encoding nucleotidyl transferase produces MKAVVMAGGEGSRLRPLTSRQPKPLVPVAGRPIMEHILLHLRRHQMRDVVATVQYMGASIRNYFGDGSEQGVALTYSVEDSPLGTAGSVILARQHLNEPFVVISGDSLTDIDLAAAARFHRERRAIATIVLKPVPNPLEYGVVVVDQGGAVQRFIEKPSWGEVISDLANTGIYILDPAVFDFFRPGEVTDWSGDVFPKLLKEGEPVFGWVASGYWEDVGSHAAYVKANFDCLEGRVKVQIPGDRVGDSTWIHEDAEVSPGARIDGPAFIGAGAKVRAGAWVNGPCVVGAYTTVDSGVKISNSITWDHTYIGLNSRLRGAVVCRSVTIKNGCLLEEGSVVGSDVVIGAGSTVNANVRIWPNKEVEPGAVVHESIIWAGSWKRGLFSSYGLSGLINVEFTPEFASRLGAAIGALSPKGKEIAISRDYTRSARMIHRALMSGMISSGAGATDLSVLPAPVARYWARHNHIPAVHVQTSPVDPRSADIRIFDDHGLDLDKRSERKLEGLFFREDIRRVSHYEMGRIVRRDVQTDRYIEDMIGKLDLEAVRGAAFKVLIDYNNGAAALVLPRVLQEMNCTVIPLNASPAEIVVEQDEATFRDHLKEMGVIVSAVKAKLGVFIDTPGERCFLVDETGAVLDHDTAFAVISQLALANKMGMVLGPASASLAFSMIADQMQSRFVPTKITPGAVLRAAQHADTVVASDGAGGYCWPDFAVSFDAIFTTVRVLELLAQTGAGLGALRSRIPPVSHRTAVEFCPWEVKGRVMRTMMEQHLKDRVDLTDGVKVFVEGGWVLVVPDADRPEYHVIASTLDPVQSERLVEKYSAMVRSVVSEAAPQAEAVVET; encoded by the coding sequence ATGAAGGCGGTGGTCATGGCGGGGGGGGAAGGGTCTCGTCTCCGACCGCTCACCAGCCGCCAGCCCAAGCCGCTGGTGCCGGTGGCCGGCCGGCCGATCATGGAGCACATCCTCCTGCACCTGCGCCGCCATCAGATGCGCGACGTGGTGGCCACGGTGCAGTACATGGGCGCCTCCATCCGCAACTACTTCGGCGATGGCTCAGAACAGGGGGTGGCGCTCACCTACTCGGTCGAAGACTCGCCGCTGGGGACCGCCGGCTCGGTCATCCTCGCCCGGCAGCACCTCAACGAGCCGTTCGTCGTCATCTCCGGCGACTCGTTGACCGACATCGACCTCGCCGCCGCCGCCCGCTTCCATCGCGAGCGCCGGGCGATCGCCACCATCGTGCTCAAACCAGTGCCGAACCCGCTCGAGTACGGCGTCGTCGTCGTTGACCAGGGTGGGGCGGTCCAGCGCTTCATCGAGAAGCCGAGTTGGGGCGAGGTGATCTCCGACCTCGCCAACACCGGGATCTACATCCTGGATCCGGCGGTCTTCGATTTCTTCCGGCCCGGCGAGGTGACGGACTGGTCGGGTGATGTCTTCCCGAAGCTGCTGAAAGAGGGCGAGCCGGTCTTCGGCTGGGTGGCGTCAGGCTACTGGGAGGACGTCGGCAGCCACGCCGCCTACGTCAAGGCGAACTTCGACTGTCTCGAAGGGCGCGTCAAGGTGCAGATTCCAGGCGACCGCGTCGGCGACTCGACGTGGATCCATGAGGATGCGGAGGTGTCGCCCGGGGCGCGCATCGACGGGCCCGCATTCATCGGCGCCGGCGCCAAGGTGCGTGCGGGCGCGTGGGTCAACGGGCCCTGCGTGGTCGGCGCGTACACGACGGTCGACTCCGGCGTCAAGATCTCCAACTCCATCACGTGGGACCACACCTACATCGGGTTGAATAGCCGCCTTCGCGGTGCTGTGGTGTGCCGGTCGGTGACGATCAAGAACGGCTGCCTGCTCGAAGAGGGGAGCGTCGTCGGCAGTGACGTGGTCATCGGCGCGGGTTCGACAGTCAACGCGAACGTGCGCATCTGGCCCAACAAAGAGGTCGAGCCGGGCGCGGTCGTGCACGAGTCGATCATCTGGGCGGGGTCCTGGAAGCGCGGCCTGTTCAGTTCCTACGGGCTGAGCGGCCTGATCAACGTGGAATTCACGCCGGAATTCGCTTCCCGCCTGGGCGCGGCCATCGGCGCGCTCAGCCCCAAAGGCAAGGAGATCGCGATCTCACGCGACTACACGCGGTCGGCGCGCATGATCCACCGCGCCCTGATGTCGGGAATGATCTCCTCGGGGGCCGGCGCCACTGACCTGTCGGTGCTGCCGGCGCCGGTCGCGCGCTACTGGGCCCGCCATAATCACATCCCCGCCGTGCACGTGCAGACGTCCCCGGTCGATCCGCGTTCCGCGGACATCCGCATCTTCGACGACCACGGGCTCGACCTGGACAAGCGGAGCGAGCGCAAGCTCGAGGGTCTGTTCTTCCGCGAGGACATCAGGCGTGTCTCGCACTATGAGATGGGTCGCATCGTGCGGCGCGACGTCCAGACCGACCGCTACATCGAGGACATGATCGGCAAGCTTGACCTCGAGGCGGTGCGCGGGGCGGCGTTCAAGGTGCTCATCGACTACAACAACGGCGCGGCCGCCCTGGTGCTGCCGCGCGTGCTACAGGAGATGAACTGCACGGTCATCCCGCTCAACGCCTCGCCCGCGGAGATCGTGGTCGAGCAGGACGAGGCCACTTTCCGCGATCACCTGAAGGAGATGGGCGTGATCGTTTCGGCGGTCAAAGCAAAGCTTGGCGTTTTCATCGATACGCCCGGTGAGCGCTGCTTCCTGGTCGACGAGACCGGGGCCGTGCTCGATCACGACACCGCCTTTGCCGTGATCTCTCAGCTCGCGCTGGCGAACAAGATGGGGATGGTGCTCGGTCCGGCGTCGGCATCGCTGGCCTTCTCCATGATCGCCGACCAGATGCAGAGCCGGTTCGTGCCGACCAAGATCACGCCCGGTGCGGTCCTGCGAGCGGCTCAGCATGCCGATACGGTGGTGGCTTCGGACGGTGCGGGCGGTTACTGCTGGCCCGACTTCGCGGTCTCGTTCGATGCCATCTTCACGACCGTGCGCGTGCTCGAGCTGCTGGCGCAGACGGGAGCCGGGTTGGGCGCGCTCCGCTCCCGCATCCCGCCGGTGTCGCACCGCACCGCCGTGGAGTTCTGCCCATGGGAGGTGAAGGGCCGAGTCATGCGAACCATGATGGAACAGCACCTCAAGGACCGGGTCGACCTGACCGACGGGGTGAAGGTGTTCGTCGAGGGCGGGTGGGTGCTGGTGGTCCCGGACGCGGACCGCCCTGAGTACCACGTCATCGCCTCGACGTTGGATCCGGTCCAATCGGAGCGCCTGGTCGAGAAGTACTCGGCCATGGTGCGTTCGGTCGTCTCCGAAGCGGCCCCGCAGGCCGAAGCGGTCGTCGAGACGTAG
- a CDS encoding glycosyltransferase, producing the protein MKPLQVAFVWHMHQPYYKDDLTNTYLLPWVRLRSAKDYFKMPALLDAYPKVRATFNLVPSLLAQIEDYGKEESVDLFLNLSRREAGELSAEEREFLLRWMRESPRALRVQQSPRYLELASRTVDAPFTTADIRDLQIWFNLAWCDPAWAESDPRLAELKRKDRDFTEEDKLPLFEAQMEVMRRIIPKYRELADRGQAELTFSPYYHPILPLICHVDSARSANPHLQLPERHFSHREDAERQIGLGQGLFERLLGRQPKGMWPSEMAVGESAVGLAVRAGVEWMISDEEVLARSLDAHFSHDGEGRVNAPEQLYQPRRVDREGQSLAMVFRDSNLSNVIGFDYQRMSSPDAARNLMGRLRRIREQQGDRDFLAVIALDGENPWEFFPRDGHDFLNALYTELEASEDIVTTTVSDFLAEHPAQQPLHHLHTGSWIGASLDTWIGDPEHNIAWDLLAETRSWLEDQSRQRPKDSDQAALAWREILITEGSDWFWWFSRKHDSGMDPIWDNQFRLHLRNVYKLMGARAPARLFQPIIKRAPTPERGVPAVVISPESREDPAWSQAGYYLVGSGFGALHRPAGVVERVLYGHDDQNMYFRIDTPRSAGELESEHIDFWLYCSGAPAGDGASDMDLPLPATAASDLGFEPAYVIRIVPRAHGGSVTVARIVEPQTKAVAESGWEIADPFFVCIPFQQLGKRPGDTLEVAVVVSRDGRDIEQVPPSGSLGLRVPGETAAAEVPHAKHLKVLVATAQLAPFAKLGGVADVAAALSKELRHLGHDVRVVLPRYRQIDIDRHGLRPVLTDLQVPLGAQRLAATIYESRLGEVVVYFVDCPSLYDRDGMFGFGDDDARSVFFSRALLEMLPALEFFPDVIHVHDWYAALVPNLLDRVYTDGPYARIATTLTIHNLAAQGVFGFGALMLAGLEEWGLISIGIPGLDNVVNVLGRGIHFADVVNTVSERYAAEIQTPPLGEGLDELLRSNAHKLHGVVNGIDYELFDPERDPNITHHYSAEVPEPKALCRAELRAELGLDDVDKPLCAIVSRFYDVKGLDLVEQAMAQLLQLGLQVVVIGTGDRRYEDMFRRWAAERPHQVAVSIGFDAALAQRIYAGADMLWMPSRFEPCGLAQLIALRYGTIPVVRATGGLADTIRDYDPVAATGHGFTFEAYDAWQFFAAVVRAAETYRHPSLWAWLVRRAMTEDVSWSRSAHRYVQLYLAAITARLERLGVTAAVD; encoded by the coding sequence ATGAAACCACTTCAGGTCGCCTTCGTCTGGCACATGCACCAGCCGTATTACAAGGACGACCTCACCAACACATACCTGCTTCCGTGGGTCCGTCTTCGCTCGGCCAAGGATTACTTCAAGATGCCGGCGCTGCTCGACGCCTATCCGAAGGTGCGCGCCACGTTCAACCTCGTGCCGTCCCTGCTGGCGCAGATCGAGGACTACGGCAAGGAGGAGTCGGTCGACCTCTTTCTCAACCTCAGCCGGCGGGAGGCGGGCGAGCTGTCGGCCGAGGAGCGGGAGTTCCTGCTCCGATGGATGCGGGAGTCACCGCGCGCGCTGCGCGTCCAGCAGTCGCCCCGCTACCTCGAACTCGCGTCGCGAACCGTGGACGCGCCGTTCACGACCGCAGACATCCGCGACCTCCAGATCTGGTTCAACCTCGCGTGGTGCGACCCGGCGTGGGCCGAGTCGGATCCGCGCCTGGCCGAGCTCAAGCGCAAGGACCGCGACTTCACGGAGGAGGACAAGCTGCCCCTGTTCGAGGCGCAGATGGAAGTCATGCGGCGGATCATCCCCAAGTACCGCGAGCTCGCCGACCGGGGGCAGGCGGAGCTGACCTTCTCGCCCTACTACCACCCGATCCTGCCTCTCATCTGTCATGTCGACTCGGCGCGCAGCGCAAATCCGCACCTGCAGCTGCCGGAGCGCCACTTCTCTCATCGCGAGGACGCGGAACGGCAGATTGGCCTCGGGCAGGGGCTGTTCGAGCGCCTGCTCGGGCGCCAACCGAAAGGCATGTGGCCTTCCGAGATGGCGGTGGGGGAGAGCGCGGTCGGGCTCGCGGTGAGGGCCGGCGTCGAATGGATGATCAGCGACGAGGAGGTCCTGGCGCGCTCGCTCGACGCCCACTTCTCGCACGACGGCGAGGGCAGGGTCAACGCGCCGGAGCAGCTCTACCAGCCGCGCCGCGTCGACCGCGAGGGCCAATCGCTCGCGATGGTGTTCCGCGACTCCAATCTCTCCAACGTCATCGGGTTCGACTACCAGCGAATGTCCTCCCCGGACGCCGCCCGCAACCTGATGGGACGGCTCAGGCGCATTCGCGAGCAGCAGGGCGATCGCGATTTCCTGGCCGTGATCGCGCTCGATGGCGAAAACCCGTGGGAGTTCTTCCCCCGTGACGGCCACGACTTCCTGAACGCGCTTTACACCGAGCTGGAGGCGAGCGAGGACATCGTGACCACCACCGTCTCCGACTTCCTCGCCGAGCACCCGGCCCAGCAGCCTCTCCATCACCTGCACACCGGGAGCTGGATCGGCGCGAGCCTCGACACCTGGATCGGCGACCCCGAGCACAACATCGCGTGGGACCTGCTGGCCGAGACGCGCTCGTGGCTCGAAGACCAGTCGAGGCAGCGGCCGAAAGATTCGGACCAGGCGGCGCTGGCGTGGCGCGAGATCCTGATCACCGAAGGCAGCGACTGGTTCTGGTGGTTCAGCCGCAAGCACGATTCGGGCATGGACCCGATCTGGGACAACCAGTTTCGCCTGCACCTGCGCAACGTCTACAAGCTCATGGGCGCGCGCGCCCCGGCGCGGCTGTTCCAGCCGATCATCAAGCGTGCCCCCACGCCCGAGCGCGGCGTCCCGGCGGTCGTCATCAGCCCGGAGTCGCGCGAGGACCCGGCCTGGAGCCAGGCCGGCTACTACCTGGTCGGATCAGGGTTCGGCGCACTGCACCGGCCGGCGGGCGTGGTCGAACGCGTGCTCTACGGCCATGACGACCAGAACATGTATTTCCGCATCGACACGCCGCGCTCGGCGGGCGAGCTGGAGTCGGAGCACATCGACTTCTGGCTTTACTGCTCGGGCGCCCCGGCGGGTGACGGCGCGAGCGACATGGACCTGCCGCTGCCGGCGACCGCGGCGTCCGATCTCGGATTCGAGCCCGCGTACGTGATCAGGATCGTTCCCCGCGCCCACGGCGGCTCGGTCACCGTGGCCCGGATCGTCGAGCCGCAGACCAAAGCGGTCGCCGAGTCGGGCTGGGAGATCGCCGACCCGTTCTTCGTCTGCATACCGTTCCAGCAGCTCGGCAAGCGTCCCGGCGACACGCTGGAGGTGGCGGTGGTGGTGAGCCGCGACGGCCGCGACATCGAGCAGGTGCCGCCCTCGGGTTCGCTCGGCCTGCGTGTCCCCGGTGAAACGGCCGCGGCCGAGGTGCCGCACGCCAAGCACCTGAAGGTGCTGGTGGCCACGGCCCAGCTCGCGCCCTTCGCCAAGCTCGGCGGCGTCGCGGACGTGGCCGCGGCCCTGTCGAAGGAGCTGCGCCACCTCGGGCACGACGTGCGGGTGGTGCTGCCGCGCTACCGCCAGATCGACATCGACCGGCACGGACTGCGCCCGGTGCTCACCGACCTGCAGGTTCCGCTTGGGGCTCAGAGGTTGGCGGCGACGATCTACGAGAGCCGGCTCGGCGAGGTGGTCGTCTACTTCGTCGACTGCCCGTCGCTGTACGACCGCGACGGGATGTTCGGGTTCGGAGACGACGACGCGCGGTCGGTGTTCTTCTCGCGGGCGCTGCTGGAGATGCTGCCGGCGCTGGAGTTCTTTCCCGACGTCATCCACGTCCACGACTGGTACGCCGCGCTGGTGCCGAACCTGCTCGATCGCGTCTACACCGATGGTCCTTACGCCCGGATCGCGACCACGCTCACCATCCACAACCTGGCCGCCCAGGGCGTGTTCGGGTTTGGCGCGCTGATGCTGGCCGGCCTCGAGGAATGGGGTCTCATCAGCATCGGCATACCGGGCCTGGACAACGTCGTCAACGTCCTCGGGCGCGGCATCCATTTCGCCGACGTCGTCAACACCGTGAGCGAGCGCTACGCCGCCGAGATCCAGACTCCGCCACTGGGCGAGGGCCTTGACGAGCTGCTGCGGTCGAACGCCCACAAGCTGCACGGGGTGGTCAACGGCATCGACTACGAGCTCTTCGATCCCGAGCGCGATCCCAACATCACGCACCACTACTCGGCGGAGGTCCCCGAGCCGAAGGCCCTGTGCCGGGCGGAGCTGCGAGCCGAGCTCGGCCTCGACGACGTCGACAAGCCGCTCTGCGCGATCGTTTCTCGCTTTTACGACGTCAAAGGCCTGGACCTGGTGGAGCAGGCGATGGCGCAGCTGCTGCAGCTCGGGCTGCAGGTCGTCGTCATCGGCACCGGCGATCGCCGCTACGAGGACATGTTCCGGCGCTGGGCGGCCGAGCGGCCGCACCAGGTCGCCGTCTCGATCGGCTTCGACGCCGCGCTCGCCCAGCGCATCTATGCCGGCGCGGACATGCTGTGGATGCCGTCGCGATTCGAGCCGTGCGGCCTGGCACAGCTGATCGCGCTGCGGTACGGGACGATCCCGGTCGTGCGTGCGACCGGCGGGCTGGCGGACACGATTCGCGACTACGACCCGGTCGCGGCGACCGGGCACGGCTTCACGTTCGAGGCCTACGACGCGTGGCAGTTCTTCGCCGCCGTCGTCCGCGCCGCGGAAACGTACCGGCATCCTTCACTGTGGGCCTGGCTGGTCCGGCGCGCGATGACCGAGGACGTCTCGTGGTCGCGCTCAGCGCATCGCTACGTGCAGCTCTACCTGGCGGCGATCACGGCGCGGCTGGAGCGCCTCGGGGTCACGGCAGCGGTCGACTGA
- the glgP gene encoding alpha-glucan family phosphorylase — protein MEELKQFALDLLWTWQPRIEALFRALDPGLWESTRQNPVQLLARLGGDGVARACEREDVQRALDDARAAYREYYDRHPRFMDAHAPLVVAYFSLEFGLAECLPIYSGGLGVLAGDHLKATSDLGLPLVAVGLLYKQGFGRQDIDAAGRQVEVYSENHGGELPVRRVEGVEVEAPIGGRSVRIGVWRAQVGRVPLFLLDTDLEANPPDLRAITDRLYVPEPDRRLRQEVVLGIGGVRVLRALGIDAGVFHLNEGHSWLCAIERIRELRALRQMTLEEARLVARAGIVFTTHTPIAAGSDYFEPGLVWDLLNPYLSQVGIGFDRFMDLGRQRPGDPREKLCTTYAALRLADQSVGVSRLHGAVSRRLWKDAWRGLPETQVPIGSVTNGAHMPTWVAPEIADLLRRYVGPDWWDLDGADGRWHAVFEIPAAELWGIHVEMKRRLLAMAKVRSDDSADLDLSALTFGFARRFAPYKRADLLLQDRPRLVRLLRDAKRPVQMLFAGKSHPADQPGKDIIAGVVALAREEPRVVFLKDYDMELARCLVHGADVWLNNPRRFLEASGTSGMKAGANGVLNVSILDGWWDEAYRPELGWAIPSAATLDRPEVDDRAEAENLYRLLEREVVPAFFERDADGIPQRWVEMMRASIRHTATAFAARRMVIDYFNQAYAPGARRVEQLRLLPDWGG, from the coding sequence TTGGAAGAACTAAAGCAATTCGCCCTCGACCTGCTGTGGACCTGGCAGCCGCGCATCGAAGCTCTGTTTCGCGCCCTCGACCCTGGGCTGTGGGAGTCGACGCGGCAGAACCCGGTGCAGCTACTCGCGCGGCTCGGCGGGGACGGGGTCGCCCGTGCGTGCGAGCGCGAGGACGTGCAGAGGGCGCTCGACGATGCTCGCGCGGCATATCGCGAGTACTACGACCGCCACCCGCGCTTCATGGACGCGCACGCGCCGCTGGTCGTGGCCTACTTCTCCCTCGAGTTCGGCCTCGCCGAGTGCCTGCCCATCTACTCCGGCGGTCTCGGCGTGCTCGCCGGCGACCACCTGAAGGCGACGAGCGACCTCGGCCTGCCTCTGGTCGCCGTCGGCCTTCTCTACAAGCAGGGCTTCGGACGGCAGGACATCGACGCCGCCGGCCGCCAGGTCGAGGTGTACTCGGAAAACCACGGCGGCGAGCTCCCGGTGCGCCGGGTCGAAGGGGTCGAGGTCGAGGCCCCGATCGGCGGCCGGAGCGTGCGCATCGGAGTCTGGCGCGCGCAGGTCGGCAGGGTGCCTCTGTTCCTGCTCGACACCGACCTGGAGGCCAACCCGCCCGACCTGCGCGCCATCACCGACCGCCTCTACGTGCCTGAGCCGGACCGCCGCTTGCGCCAAGAGGTCGTGCTCGGCATCGGCGGGGTGCGCGTGCTGCGCGCGCTGGGCATCGATGCCGGCGTCTTCCACCTCAATGAGGGCCACAGCTGGCTGTGCGCCATCGAGCGCATCCGCGAGCTTCGCGCCTTGCGCCAGATGACGCTGGAGGAAGCCCGGCTCGTGGCGCGCGCCGGCATCGTTTTCACCACCCACACACCGATCGCCGCGGGCAGCGATTACTTCGAGCCCGGCTTGGTCTGGGACCTCCTCAACCCGTACCTGAGTCAGGTCGGAATCGGCTTCGACCGGTTCATGGATCTCGGCCGCCAGCGCCCTGGCGACCCGCGTGAGAAGCTGTGCACGACGTATGCCGCCCTACGACTGGCGGACCAGTCGGTCGGCGTCAGCCGCCTGCACGGCGCCGTCTCGCGGCGGTTGTGGAAGGACGCTTGGCGCGGGCTGCCCGAGACGCAGGTGCCGATCGGGTCCGTGACCAACGGCGCGCACATGCCGACCTGGGTGGCGCCGGAGATCGCGGATCTGCTGCGCCGGTACGTGGGGCCCGACTGGTGGGACCTGGATGGCGCCGACGGCCGCTGGCACGCGGTCTTCGAGATCCCGGCGGCGGAGCTCTGGGGCATCCATGTCGAGATGAAGCGCCGCTTGCTCGCGATGGCGAAGGTGCGGTCAGACGACTCGGCCGACCTCGACCTGAGTGCGCTCACGTTTGGTTTCGCTCGCCGCTTCGCCCCCTACAAGCGGGCCGATCTCCTGCTCCAGGACCGGCCGCGTCTGGTCAGGCTGCTGCGCGACGCCAAGCGGCCGGTACAGATGCTTTTCGCGGGCAAGTCGCACCCGGCGGACCAGCCGGGCAAGGACATCATCGCCGGCGTGGTCGCCCTCGCGCGTGAGGAGCCCCGCGTGGTCTTTCTCAAGGACTACGACATGGAACTCGCCCGCTGTCTCGTGCATGGCGCGGACGTCTGGCTCAACAACCCGCGCCGCTTTCTCGAGGCGAGCGGCACCAGTGGCATGAAGGCGGGCGCCAACGGTGTCCTGAACGTCAGCATCCTGGACGGCTGGTGGGACGAGGCCTACCGCCCCGAGCTCGGGTGGGCGATCCCGTCGGCGGCCACGCTCGACCGTCCGGAGGTGGACGACCGGGCGGAGGCGGAAAACCTCTACCGGCTGCTCGAGCGAGAGGTCGTGCCCGCGTTCTTCGAGCGCGACGCGGATGGGATCCCGCAGCGCTGGGTGGAGATGATGCGCGCGTCGATCCGTCACACCGCGACGGCATTCGCTGCCCGCCGCATGGTGATCGACTACTTCAACCAGGCGTACGCGCCCGGCGCCCGCCGCGTCGAGCAGCTGCGCCTGCTTCCCGACTGGGGTGGGTGA